In Streptomyces sp. NBC_01717, one DNA window encodes the following:
- a CDS encoding HK97 family phage prohead protease, with translation MSELEFRSLEDIDWRLDDGADGTFEGLACRYGVVDSYGTTFHPKAFRKGLKGQYALLFMHSPYQPVGTFSAEERDDGLYISGRYDDTAAGRDARTMARSGSASELSVGFVRTDLPEWSKLAEMSDDDREATIANIKGARLVEVSQITARMAAVPGSKLKTVRSALGDLYEQVDAPTLDEQAHTAEEEQAADDRRMNERRRRAARLRLV, from the coding sequence ATGAGCGAGCTGGAATTCAGGTCCCTGGAGGACATCGATTGGCGCCTCGACGACGGGGCTGACGGCACGTTCGAGGGCCTCGCCTGCCGGTACGGCGTCGTCGATTCGTACGGCACCACGTTCCACCCCAAGGCATTCCGCAAGGGCCTCAAGGGTCAGTACGCCCTGTTGTTCATGCACTCCCCGTATCAGCCCGTCGGTACGTTCTCCGCCGAGGAGCGCGACGACGGCCTGTATATCTCGGGCCGGTACGACGACACCGCGGCCGGACGCGACGCCCGGACCATGGCGCGTTCCGGGTCCGCGTCGGAACTGTCCGTCGGGTTCGTCCGGACCGACCTGCCGGAGTGGTCCAAGCTCGCCGAGATGAGCGACGACGACCGCGAGGCCACCATCGCGAACATCAAGGGCGCCCGCCTCGTCGAGGTCTCCCAGATCACTGCCCGCATGGCCGCCGTCCCCGGCTCCAAGCTCAAGACCGTACGGTCCGCCCTCGGTGATCTGTACGAGCAGGTAGACGCCCCCACCCTCGACGAGCAGGCCCACACCGCCGAGGAGGAGCAGGCGGCCGACGACAGGCGGATGAACGAGCGGCGCCGCCGGGCAGCACGGCTCCGGCTGGTCTGA
- a CDS encoding phage portal protein, with amino-acid sequence MGRIKDALNVAFGRRAIGMDALRDRRPITVASIGGQQSLTLDLDAEARGYANSAVAYRCVAAIADNGSSVPLAVRRPDGSEIEGHPISHLFNKRPNSLMSARVFKSLILQQGELAGQSFVWLDRGETGLGPVAEAHIVFDPVDVIVSKPLAQRPTTADIIGFMIRRLDGVQVPVLPEEMLWLRYPHPFEPLGCLAPWKAARHAVDMDAYAREWQRSSYKNGASPTGVVYLGQMEETQFNAAKAAWRSSMTGPSNAGKNLLVSSPPGGGTPVSYARVGLTAEEMDYLESRVANAEEVMMAFGVRKDVLTGGSTYENQTAAVAALWSQTIKPKLEIIGSEIDRVLLPSDAEEAEFDLSGVEALQEQQDSKANRARAAMYADITMVDEARAVLGYDPLPNGMGQNTLTPYRAQFAPVQGVPSGDEARSWDADWSRLPPSSPDIAPVVERAVESALARLLVGASAQVDAPATPRRLELTRADDAPSPPSLDDINTAYDDLEAAGRSAVRALAREQATRVLRDFDRLMKKPERSAAWLGEVRTEACALAREQALTLAPPDLDVVPAARATDMDIATGPDGWEERIKAREIFDPRYWRRRTADALRPFVERAWRRGGASITASFDLDEPDVAGALADRIDELAGQVTATTEQVLRSQLLAHGVAEGESVPELRARIQQVFTNLGDYRATMIARTETVGGYSAASHMAALDAGAVRKTWLSTDDKRTRRTHRAAQGSTVPMNKRFTLTESRWPADPVAPANQSIQCRCALTFEFEES; translated from the coding sequence ATGGGACGTATCAAGGACGCACTCAACGTCGCATTCGGCCGGCGCGCCATCGGCATGGACGCTCTCCGGGACCGGCGCCCGATCACCGTGGCCTCGATCGGCGGGCAGCAGTCCCTCACCCTCGACCTCGACGCCGAGGCCCGCGGCTACGCGAACAGTGCGGTGGCGTACCGGTGCGTGGCTGCGATCGCCGACAACGGGAGCAGTGTGCCGCTCGCGGTGCGCCGGCCGGACGGGTCGGAGATCGAGGGCCACCCGATCAGCCACCTGTTCAACAAGCGGCCCAACAGCCTCATGTCCGCCCGCGTCTTCAAGTCGCTGATCCTCCAACAGGGCGAGCTCGCTGGGCAGTCGTTCGTATGGCTGGACCGCGGAGAGACCGGGCTCGGCCCGGTCGCCGAGGCGCACATCGTGTTCGACCCGGTCGACGTGATCGTGTCCAAGCCACTCGCGCAGCGTCCCACCACGGCGGACATCATCGGTTTCATGATCCGGCGCCTCGACGGCGTACAGGTCCCTGTCCTGCCGGAAGAGATGCTGTGGCTGCGGTACCCGCACCCGTTCGAGCCGCTCGGCTGTCTCGCCCCCTGGAAAGCTGCGCGGCACGCGGTGGACATGGACGCGTACGCCCGTGAGTGGCAGCGCTCCAGCTACAAGAACGGGGCGTCGCCGACGGGCGTCGTCTACCTCGGCCAGATGGAAGAGACGCAGTTCAACGCCGCCAAGGCTGCGTGGCGCAGCAGCATGACGGGCCCGTCGAACGCGGGCAAGAACCTACTCGTCTCGTCGCCGCCCGGTGGCGGTACTCCCGTCTCGTACGCCCGCGTTGGGCTGACCGCCGAGGAGATGGATTACCTGGAGTCCCGCGTCGCGAACGCAGAGGAGGTGATGATGGCGTTCGGCGTCCGCAAGGACGTCCTCACCGGTGGCAGCACGTACGAGAACCAGACGGCCGCGGTCGCCGCCCTGTGGTCGCAGACGATCAAACCGAAGCTGGAGATCATCGGCTCGGAGATCGACCGCGTTCTCCTGCCCTCCGATGCCGAGGAGGCCGAGTTCGACCTCTCCGGCGTCGAGGCGTTGCAGGAGCAGCAGGACTCCAAGGCGAACCGCGCCCGCGCTGCGATGTACGCCGACATCACCATGGTCGACGAGGCGCGCGCCGTCCTCGGCTACGATCCGCTGCCCAACGGGATGGGGCAGAACACGCTCACCCCGTACCGCGCGCAGTTCGCCCCGGTGCAAGGTGTGCCGTCCGGTGATGAGGCCCGGTCATGGGACGCCGATTGGTCCCGTCTGCCCCCGTCGTCGCCTGATATCGCGCCCGTCGTCGAGCGGGCCGTCGAGTCCGCGCTTGCCCGCCTGCTCGTCGGCGCATCGGCGCAGGTCGACGCCCCTGCGACGCCCCGTCGTCTGGAGCTCACCCGCGCCGACGACGCCCCGTCGCCTCCGTCGCTCGACGACATCAACACCGCATACGACGACTTGGAGGCGGCCGGGCGCAGCGCCGTCCGAGCCTTGGCGCGCGAGCAGGCCACGCGAGTGCTGCGGGACTTTGACCGGCTGATGAAAAAGCCGGAGCGCTCGGCCGCGTGGCTTGGCGAGGTCCGCACCGAGGCGTGCGCCCTCGCCCGCGAGCAGGCCCTCACCCTCGCCCCGCCCGACCTCGACGTCGTGCCGGCCGCCCGCGCCACCGACATGGATATCGCCACCGGCCCGGACGGGTGGGAGGAGCGCATCAAGGCCCGCGAGATCTTCGACCCTCGGTACTGGCGGCGCCGCACGGCCGACGCGCTGCGCCCGTTCGTCGAGCGGGCATGGCGCCGCGGCGGGGCCAGCATCACCGCATCGTTCGACCTCGACGAGCCGGACGTGGCCGGCGCCCTCGCCGACCGCATTGACGAACTTGCCGGGCAGGTGACGGCGACCACGGAGCAGGTGCTCCGCAGCCAGCTGCTCGCGCACGGCGTGGCCGAGGGTGAGAGCGTGCCCGAGCTGCGGGCCCGTATCCAGCAGGTGTTCACCAACCTCGGTGACTACCGGGCAACGATGATCGCCCGCACGGAGACGGTGGGCGGCTACTCGGCCGCGTCGCACATGGCCGCGCTCGACGCGGGCGCGGTCCGCAAGACGTGGCTGTCGACCGATGACAAGCGCACCCGGCGCACGCACCGGGCGGCGCAGGGCAGCACGGTCCCGATGAACAAGCGGTTCACGCTCACCGAGTCCCGGTGGCCTGCCGACCCGGTAGCTCCTGCCAACCAGAGCATCCAATGCCGATGCGCCCTCACGTTCGAGTTCGAGGAGTCCTGA
- a CDS encoding phage terminase large subunit family protein: MTVTDLRSRLSGATDEELALLEEKLRAKLWQKRWDKWTPYPWQVAPQQIETLGWWLQLGGRGTGKTDGCARYMVEHVNGPACDPRLKGGHRMAIVAPTQGDAVEACVNGPSGLKGHDPRVVLRTTSGGTYARWPNGAEAKLFGAHSPDDVERLRAGGNRCLVWMEEAAAMRRLGAAITHSEMGLRIGPNPHYIASTTPKPRTELIELTRRADVTVTRGRTRDAHHLPQEQRDKLIQKYAGTRMEKQELDGLLLEDIEGALWSRTRLDSTRVGAAPPMVRIVVAIDPAAKGGDESDEMGIIVAGIGQAYIPDRNGFARRHGYILDDLSGRMSPEECMRKAAQAYHAWKANVVVAEVNNGGDWIGTTLRQIDQTVNYKTVTATRGKATRAEPVAAIFDQLAAHVVTSLPELEEQLTTWVPGDDSPDRLDAMVWALTELMLAPAGNLAAVA; the protein is encoded by the coding sequence GTGACCGTAACCGACCTGCGGAGCCGTCTCTCCGGCGCGACAGACGAGGAGCTTGCCCTCCTGGAGGAGAAGCTCCGCGCGAAGCTGTGGCAAAAGCGGTGGGACAAGTGGACCCCGTACCCGTGGCAGGTGGCCCCGCAGCAGATCGAGACGCTCGGGTGGTGGCTCCAGCTCGGAGGGCGCGGCACCGGCAAGACCGACGGGTGCGCCCGGTACATGGTCGAGCACGTCAACGGCCCCGCCTGCGACCCCCGGTTGAAGGGCGGGCACCGCATGGCCATTGTTGCCCCGACACAGGGCGACGCCGTCGAGGCCTGTGTCAACGGCCCGTCCGGGTTGAAGGGCCATGACCCCCGCGTCGTGCTGCGCACCACTAGCGGCGGCACCTACGCCCGGTGGCCGAACGGGGCCGAGGCCAAGCTGTTCGGCGCCCACTCCCCCGACGACGTCGAGCGCCTCCGCGCTGGTGGTAACCGGTGCCTCGTATGGATGGAAGAGGCCGCAGCGATGCGCCGCCTCGGTGCCGCGATCACGCACTCGGAGATGGGTCTCCGCATCGGCCCGAACCCGCACTACATCGCCTCGACGACACCCAAGCCACGCACCGAGCTGATCGAGCTCACCCGCCGAGCAGACGTCACCGTCACCCGCGGCCGGACCCGCGACGCGCACCACCTCCCGCAGGAGCAGCGCGACAAACTGATCCAGAAGTACGCCGGCACCCGCATGGAAAAGCAGGAGCTCGACGGGCTGCTCCTGGAGGACATCGAGGGCGCCCTCTGGTCCCGCACCCGCCTCGACTCCACCCGTGTCGGAGCGGCCCCGCCCATGGTCCGCATCGTCGTCGCGATCGACCCCGCGGCTAAGGGCGGCGACGAGTCGGACGAGATGGGCATCATCGTCGCCGGGATCGGCCAGGCCTACATCCCCGACCGCAACGGGTTCGCTCGACGCCATGGGTACATCCTCGATGACCTGTCCGGGCGCATGTCGCCCGAGGAGTGCATGCGCAAGGCGGCGCAGGCGTACCACGCGTGGAAAGCGAACGTGGTGGTGGCCGAGGTGAACAACGGTGGCGACTGGATCGGGACGACGCTCCGGCAGATCGACCAGACGGTGAACTACAAGACCGTTACCGCGACCCGAGGCAAGGCCACCCGCGCCGAGCCCGTCGCCGCGATCTTCGATCAGCTTGCCGCGCACGTCGTGACGTCGCTGCCCGAGCTGGAGGAGCAGCTCACCACGTGGGTACCGGGTGACGACTCCCCGGACCGGCTCGACGCGATGGTGTGGGCCCTCACTGAACTGATGCTCGCGCCCGCGGGCAACCTCGCCGCGGTCGCATAG